DNA sequence from the Streptomyces tsukubensis genome:
CGGGGCAGGGACGCCGCCGCCCCCGTCCTGCAACTTGCCTCCGACGCACCCCGACTGCGGTTCCTCGACTCCGCGGTCCTGAAGGCCTCGACCGTCTTCCCCGTCGACCGGCGGCCCCGCGAGGTACGCGCCAGCACGCTGATGGACCCGGTGGTCCTGGAGTACACGCGCCGGGAGTGGCGGGACTACTGAGCCGGACGCGACGGGTGCCGGTCGGACGAGCGTTCAACTGGTGAGGAGCGGAAGAAGTTTGCGCGGTACGTTCCCGGTGGAGCCGTAACCGCAGGCCTCCGGGGGTATCCCCGGAGCAGCAACTTCCTTCGCGGGCCCCTGGATCGGGCGGTCCGCGCGTTCCTCCGCCTCGCACCCCCGCATCCGGGGGCCGGGGTCCCTGTCCCGACCGCCGCGCGACCCCCGCGGCGGCTCTGCGAAAGGACACCCATGCGTCGTACGCTCTCGGCCACCCTCGCCACCGCGGCATCGGCCGTGCTGGTGGGCACCGTCATGGCGAACCCCGCCCATGCCGTTCCCGCGGACAAGCCGCAGATCCTCTCCCAGTGGACGCAGACCAGCGCGAGCAGCTACAACTCCTGGTCGGCCGCCCGCGGCAACCAGGGCGCCTGGTCCGCGTACCGCTTCGACTGGTCCACCGACTACTGCTCCAGCTCTCCCGACAACCCCTTCGGCTTCCCCTTCCAGAACTCCTGCGCCCGCCATGACTTCGGCTACCGCAACTACAAGGCGGCCGGCTCCTTCAGCGCCAACAAAGCCCGGCTGGACAGCGCCTTCTACGAGGACCTCAAGCGGGTGTGCGCGGGGTACGGCGGAGCGACCAAGGTGACGTGCAACAGCACGGCCTGGACGTACTACCAGGCGGTACGAGCCCTGGGCTGACGAGCCCCGGTGTACGTACCGGCGGGCCGGGTCCGCGATGCGGCGCGCGCCGCGGACCCGGCCCTTCCCTCAGACGTCCACCGCCCCGCCCGCCGACCGGACGTGGCTCTCCACCCCGTCCAGCAGCCGCCGGAGCCCGAAGTCCAGGCTGGGCGCGATGTCGTTGTACGCGGTGTCACCCGGCTCGAAAACCCCCGACACCACCAGCCGTGACAGGGCGGGGAACCGGCTGCCGTCCATGAGTTCCCGCATCGCGCGGGCGTAGTTCTCGCCCATCTCCTCGACGGACACACCGGTACGGTCCGGAGCCTGC
Encoded proteins:
- a CDS encoding phospholipase produces the protein MRRTLSATLATAASAVLVGTVMANPAHAVPADKPQILSQWTQTSASSYNSWSAARGNQGAWSAYRFDWSTDYCSSSPDNPFGFPFQNSCARHDFGYRNYKAAGSFSANKARLDSAFYEDLKRVCAGYGGATKVTCNSTAWTYYQAVRALG